One window of Amaranthus tricolor cultivar Red isolate AtriRed21 chromosome 11, ASM2621246v1, whole genome shotgun sequence genomic DNA carries:
- the LOC130827130 gene encoding uncharacterized protein LOC130827130 isoform X1, translating into MFLQAINRQGIPYRHMIWVWKAKRFETIPEQYMLHRWTTMALKKPIFDLGGNLVEQCANLIHKKKLLNDLWSEIHICVSLAEDKDEDIQDLVISLQGIRKDLEAKRIARNNETTVGSASNKGQDIELLIGASVPTEIIVKPPKISKNKGIGFYVSNEENSKNKGAEIDVPNAETRGRSAKRLKGEKEKVVEQNQKKKRLCRSCGELSHHDIRNCPEKV; encoded by the coding sequence ATGTTCTTGCAAGCTATTAATAGACAAGGAATTCCATATAGACATATGATTTGGGTTTGGAAAGCAAAAAGGTTTGAAACCATCCCTGAGCAGTATATGCTACACAGATGGACTACTATGGCACTGAAGAAACCAATTTTTGACTTGGGTGGAAACCTGGTGGAGCAATGTGCTAATTTAATTCAcaagaaaaaattgttaaatgatTTATGGTCAGAAATACACATTTGTGTAAGTTTGGCAGAAGACAAAGATGAAGATATTCAAGACCTTGTTATAAGCCTTCAAGGAATAAGAAAGGATTTGGAGGCTAAGAGGATTGCAAGAAATAATGAAACAACAGTTGGAAGTGCAAGCAACAAAGGACAAGACATTGAGCTATTGATTGGAGCTAGTGTGCCAACTGAAATAATTGTCAAACCtccaaaaatttcaaaaaataaagggATTGGATTTTATGTATCAAATGAAgagaattcaaaaaataaagggGCTGAGATTGATGTGCCAAATGCTGAAACAAGAGGTAGAAGTGCAAAAAGGCTGAAgggagaaaaagaaaaggttgTAGAACAAAACCAGAAAAAGAAGAGATTATGTAGAAGTTGTGGTGAATTGAGTCATCATGATATTAGAAATTGTCCAGAAAAAGTGTAA
- the LOC130827130 gene encoding protein FAR1-RELATED SEQUENCE 5-like isoform X2: protein MNILHKKIIVNNSKVNIGPVTFFRLMKEIVGGYDNIGASKQDFKKFRRDLKAYIQGSDAEMFVDNFTNKKLMWSVFFFDFEMDEDYCLCRALWADPLCKKSYALFGDMVSFDTTYKPIGTTWCLLSLQWLTIIRAALLLLLVS from the exons ATGAACATATTgcacaaaaaaataattgtgaATAATTCTAAG gTGAATATTGGTCCCGTTACATTTTTTCGACTGATGAAGGAAATTGTTGGAGGATATGATAACATTGGTGCATCTAAGCAAGATTTCAAAAAATTTCGTAGAGATTTAAAAGCATACATTCAAGGAAGTGATGCTGAAATGTTCGTGGATAATTTTACCAACAAAAAGCTAATGTGGAgtgtttttttctttgattttgagaTGGATGAAGATTATTGCCTTTGTAGAGCATTGTGGGCAGACCCCCTTTGTAAAAAGAGTTATGCTCTATTTGGTGATATGGTATCCTTTGATACCACATACAAACCAATAG GTACAACATGGTGTTTACTCAGTTTACAGTGGTTGACCATCATAAGAGCTGCATTACTTTTGCTGCTGGTTTCATAG
- the LOC130827130 gene encoding protein FAR1-RELATED SEQUENCE 5-like isoform X3: MNILHKKIIVNNSKVNIGPVTFFRLMKEIVGGYDNIGASKQDFKKFRRDLKAYIQGSDAEMFVDNFTNKKLMWSVFFFDFEMDEDYCLCRALWADPLCKKSYALFGDMVSFDTTYKPIVYSG, from the exons ATGAACATATTgcacaaaaaaataattgtgaATAATTCTAAG gTGAATATTGGTCCCGTTACATTTTTTCGACTGATGAAGGAAATTGTTGGAGGATATGATAACATTGGTGCATCTAAGCAAGATTTCAAAAAATTTCGTAGAGATTTAAAAGCATACATTCAAGGAAGTGATGCTGAAATGTTCGTGGATAATTTTACCAACAAAAAGCTAATGTGGAgtgtttttttctttgattttgagaTGGATGAAGATTATTGCCTTTGTAGAGCATTGTGGGCAGACCCCCTTTGTAAAAAGAGTTATGCTCTATTTGGTGATATGGTATCCTTTGATACCACATACAAACCAATAG TTTACAGTGGTTGA